From a single Cytophagales bacterium WSM2-2 genomic region:
- a CDS encoding saccharopine reductase — protein MKKKVIVLGAGLVGHVMAKDLARDFDVTAADINEEALKAVEAHGIKTTKTDLADHDRLITLVQPFDLVIGSVPGFMGLRNAQTIIDAGKNMVDISFFPEDPFQLDEAAKKKNVTIVTDCGVAPGMGNIILGYHNKRMKIQNYECLVGGLPVVREWPYEYKAVFSPIDVIEEYIRPARYVQNHAMITKEALSDPELIHFDGVGTLESWNSDGLRSLIKTMPHIPNMIEKTLRYPGCIEYLRVLRETGFFSHEEIEVKGVKLKPVDVTAKLLFPKWKLKPGEEEFTVMRIRMDGTEDGSFKKYEYNLLDRTEKSTGTLSMARTTGYTCTAVAHLVATGQFSRKGICPPEYVGEKEEDFSFVVKHLADRGVIYKKKES, from the coding sequence ATGAAAAAGAAAGTGATTGTGCTTGGAGCAGGACTGGTGGGGCATGTAATGGCCAAGGATTTAGCCAGGGATTTTGATGTGACTGCGGCCGATATCAATGAAGAAGCGCTTAAAGCTGTTGAAGCTCATGGGATTAAAACCACGAAGACAGACTTGGCGGACCACGATCGACTGATCACACTCGTTCAGCCCTTTGACCTTGTCATTGGCTCTGTGCCGGGGTTTATGGGGCTAAGGAATGCACAAACGATAATTGATGCCGGAAAAAATATGGTGGACATTTCTTTTTTTCCAGAAGATCCATTTCAATTGGATGAGGCTGCAAAAAAGAAAAATGTCACTATTGTAACGGATTGTGGTGTCGCACCCGGCATGGGAAATATTATTCTCGGGTACCACAACAAGCGAATGAAAATCCAAAATTATGAATGCCTCGTGGGTGGATTGCCGGTAGTTCGCGAGTGGCCCTACGAATACAAAGCAGTGTTCTCCCCTATTGACGTAATCGAAGAATATATTCGTCCGGCACGTTATGTTCAGAATCACGCCATGATCACCAAAGAGGCGCTCTCCGATCCGGAATTAATTCATTTTGATGGTGTGGGAACGCTCGAATCATGGAATTCAGATGGACTGCGTTCATTGATTAAAACGATGCCCCATATTCCCAACATGATTGAAAAAACGTTGCGCTACCCGGGATGCATCGAATACCTTCGTGTACTTCGCGAAACAGGATTTTTTTCACATGAGGAAATCGAAGTCAAGGGTGTAAAACTCAAGCCTGTGGATGTGACTGCAAAACTTTTGTTTCCCAAATGGAAATTGAAACCAGGCGAAGAAGAATTTACGGTGATGCGAATTCGCATGGATGGAACTGAAGATGGTTCATTCAAAAAGTATGAATACAACTTGCTTGACCGCACCGAGAAATCAACTGGCACATTATCAATGGCGAGGACTACAGGATACACGTGCACGGCTGTAGCGCATTTGGTAGCAACAGGTCAGTTCAGCAGGAAAGGAATTTGTCCTCCGGAATACGTGGGTGAAAAAGAAGAAGATTTCAGTTTTGTGGTAAAACACCTGGCGGATCGCGGAGTAATTTATAAAAAGAAAGAAAGTTAG
- the xerD_1 gene encoding tyrosine recombinase XerC — MTWEHCIKGFSQYLKLERSLSQNSIDAYVRDAEKLQQYMELSGTKSSPLKVSTKQLQKFIHYINEFGISAYSQARILSGIKAFYKYLVFEELMDSNPAALLEGPKLGRKLPDTLEYTDIVKLLDAIDLSLPEGARNRAMLEVLYSSGLRVSELVDLKLANVYFDIGFLRVIGKGNKERLVPVGRDAMRYLKIYLEEVRNQIPVQKGFENNAFLNRRGRKLSRVMVFLIIKSLAEKIGLKKTISPHTFRHSFATHLIEGGADLRAVQEMLGHSSITTTEIYTHLDRDYLRQVVQEFHPRA; from the coding sequence TTGACTTGGGAACATTGCATTAAGGGATTTAGTCAGTATCTGAAACTGGAACGGTCGCTTTCACAGAACTCTATCGATGCCTATGTTCGGGATGCTGAAAAGCTCCAACAGTATATGGAACTTTCAGGCACTAAATCAAGTCCGCTAAAAGTATCAACGAAGCAGCTTCAGAAGTTTATTCATTATATCAATGAGTTTGGGATAAGTGCGTATTCGCAGGCTCGTATACTCTCGGGCATCAAGGCGTTCTACAAATACCTTGTGTTTGAAGAATTGATGGATAGCAATCCGGCAGCTTTGCTTGAGGGCCCCAAACTCGGTCGGAAATTGCCGGATACGTTAGAATATACCGACATTGTAAAACTCCTGGATGCCATCGATCTTTCTTTGCCCGAAGGCGCCCGCAACCGTGCGATGTTGGAAGTGCTTTATAGTTCGGGCCTCCGGGTCAGTGAGTTGGTAGACCTGAAACTAGCGAACGTTTATTTTGATATCGGCTTTCTACGTGTGATCGGCAAGGGAAATAAGGAGCGCCTTGTACCAGTAGGCCGGGATGCTATGAGGTACTTGAAAATCTACCTTGAAGAAGTTCGAAATCAGATACCCGTTCAAAAAGGTTTTGAAAACAATGCATTCCTTAACCGGAGAGGACGAAAACTCAGCAGGGTAATGGTATTTTTAATAATCAAAAGCCTGGCAGAAAAAATAGGTTTGAAGAAGACAATCAGTCCGCACACGTTCAGACACTCATTTGCAACACACCTGATTGAGGGAGGTGCGGATCTGCGTGCAGTCCAGGAGATGTTGGGGCATTCATCAATCACTACAACTGAAATCTACACCCATCTCGACCGGGATTACTTGCGTCAGGTGGTGCAGGAGTTTCACCCAAGGGCCTGA
- a CDS encoding 3'-5' exonuclease, protein MPDHFQKTTISSEEINALPLGAFEGNITVIEQASALEAVFSEVNRQAVVGFDTETKPVFVRGHQNKVALMQIALPDKVFLVRINKTGVTPEIIQFLENEKTLKAGVALRDDIKALQRLKKFTPKGIAELADLAKDAGLQEEGVKKLTGLLLGFRVSKTAQTSNWEALVLNEKQVSYAATDAWVCLEIYKKLRAALA, encoded by the coding sequence ATGCCAGATCACTTTCAGAAAACGACTATTTCGAGCGAAGAAATCAATGCCCTTCCATTAGGTGCATTTGAGGGAAATATTACTGTTATTGAACAAGCATCTGCCCTGGAAGCTGTTTTTTCAGAAGTGAATCGTCAGGCAGTGGTTGGTTTCGATACAGAAACAAAACCTGTGTTTGTCCGCGGCCATCAAAATAAAGTGGCGCTCATGCAGATCGCTTTACCGGATAAAGTATTTCTCGTCCGGATCAACAAGACAGGTGTTACTCCGGAGATCATTCAGTTTCTTGAAAACGAAAAAACATTAAAAGCAGGTGTAGCACTTCGCGATGACATTAAAGCACTCCAACGATTAAAAAAATTTACTCCAAAAGGCATTGCCGAACTCGCTGATCTCGCGAAAGACGCTGGTCTGCAGGAAGAGGGAGTAAAGAAACTCACCGGCTTGCTTCTTGGATTCCGCGTTTCCAAGACAGCGCAAACCAGCAATTGGGAGGCCTTGGTACTAAATGAAAAGCAGGTTAGCTACGCAGCTACAGATGCCTGGGTATGTCTCGAAATTTATAAAAAACTCAGGGCAGCCTTAGCGTGA